ACAGGAAATGAAATATACATATGGTGTACTCTCTTTAACGAAGGCGGGGAGATATGGCGCTTTGCAAAAAAATAGACGAAATATGTAGTTGTGGCTAAATGTGGCGCCTTAAAGGGCCAGTGCGTCCTCGTTGTATTATAATCCATCTCTGTATTACTGTAACCACATATAACGCGTGGCTGTGAACATTTTGGGCCAAAATCCACATAAAACGTAACCGAAAAGACATTCATACGATCTAACGAAAACCCTGATCTAGATGCAGCAGACAGGCGCAAAGCCGAAGCAGGATATACTGCGCACCCAACCCTTGATCGCACACACTGCATGTGTTAAGCTCCTCGAGTCTcaatgcaaaatatgcaaaaccCGCTCAGTGAACTAGTAAACTTGTCTGATCGCGACATGCCTATACGTATTTACCTTCTAACGTAACGTGCTCTGGAGAGTTGATAGACACGTATGATTATGTATACTGGCCGGGCTGATTTTGCAACCTTGATGGTCTGACTTTCAACACCGCCTACTTCACGGGTTGTACTAGAACAAACCGTGGAAAATAACTCGCGTTACCCGAACGAAAAGCGCCTTTTCTCGCAGTCCGATTACCGACGCGTTCGTGGAGTTAAAACGCCCTCCGCGTGCACATTTTCACCGCACGTCGATTTAGTgcataattgcattaaaaatgtccGAAGTTGCCTCATACTACCGAGTTTTAAACTAACAAAGAGAAAAGGAGGAACCTACCACGTGATGAGTAGCCGATTCTGTGGGGAAATTTACGTAATAAATCCCCGGGCTTAAgaattatagtaaaaaaaataaacgaCAAAAGCAATTATCCAGATCCAGATTCCTCTGTTGCACGTTCAGGTGGAAAAATCCCCGGCCTCTCGCGCGCTCCGGTGTTCGGTAACccccctcctcttcctcctcctcccaCTCCTCCGGGCTGCGTTTAGGAATCACGAAATGGGCGAAAGAAACGGGGGCAGTCGAGCTACAGGAGGCCAGTCGGCTGTTTTTAATCGCCCCCGAAAAAGCCACGAAAACCGACTGAAATGTATCCTTTTCCGGTCGTTCAGTCGGCGCAATCCCGTTCCTCCTGTTCCGAAAAACCTTTCGTGTTCGATTTTGGCGGCGTAAAGTCCGGTTTATCCGTTTTTATTGTTGCAGTTTGAGGGGGAAGCAACGAGCTGGGAAAATGGCGGCTCGCTCCTCTCCCTCTGATTGTGAGTCTGACAAACAGAAAGAAGCAGAGCGGCGCAGTGGCGGGAGAGTGCAGCACTACTCAGACTGACCACTAGAGGCACACGGCTTCCTGTCGTTAATCTATGAGGACACTAAGGGGCGCCGCTGTtgtacaatatttaataaacaaatccaTGCAGacaaacaaactctaaaaacattttaattaagtgTGATTGAAGTAAAGTTTAACTATATTAAAGttcaaagctttaaaatatttattaaaaaaaaatcaatacagtAGGCAGCAGCAACATAGTCCTGTGAACGTTTCTAGAAAGTGGCTCTATAATAATAATCCAGCAGAGGGAACTCGAGGCCGACACTGCAGCACCACCAAGGGGCCTACAAGCTGTTCTAAAGTGCCAAAGGCACAGAAGTTTTAGTTGACTGCAATACAAATTACCATAAAAAGTGTCATTGCACTGGCATGGTAATACAATTTCAATACTGAGTTTATACTTACTGGCTTGCaaataacacataaacacatataaatgttataaaggTACCATGATTAACAGAATGTAAACATGTGTCAAAAACAGGCTTCTATAACTTAAAGTTTAGGTATTATGAAAACTAGTTTACAACTTCCTGTTGCCAGAGCCACCATGATTGAAAAAACAGCACCATCTATTGCACAAAACGAGAACTCTTTTATATCTACCTTTTTTGTGTCAGTAGATGTTTAATTTATACTTACTATATACACTTACTGTAGAAATGACTAAACTTCTCGAATTTTACACATTCTCACTAATGGGTTATAtttcagttgtttttaaatgtattaaaatgaatgcaagAAATTACTTACAACTGCGTTTGATTCACCTTAAAGATGCTTGGTCTCAGTCCAAACCGACAGCTTACTGGAATAGCCATTATTATCCCAAATGAAATCGACTAACTCCAAAACCAACCAATCTGTGGTCAAGTCTTCAgcctgaaaaaatatatattaagagttagcatttgcatatttaatgcattttttattttacatttattctttaggtatatcattatttaacatgttttccATTTGTCTAAATGACCCACAAATATGTTTTGACGCTTTAAAATAAAGACATCAAAGATTTTTACGAATAATAAAAAGGTTTCAGAGAATGAAACCTAATTACAGTAACGTAAACACTCATCTATGAGACTCAAAGgtaaatgtattaatatcaTCACTTTGGGGAGACAGCAGTAGTAAAAAAAAGtagagctttaaaaaaatggtaaaagtaattaaataaatctttaccaaaataataaacagcACGAGGACGTTTGACGGAGCTAAAAGCGGTGTTTAAAAATCAAGTGAACCATTCAGCtgaacaacattttataaataagtgTTGTCTAGGTAGGCAGATCCTTAAGTTTTAGAAGCCAGTCACGGCTTCAgcaagtttaaataaaataaccaaaaaccTGCCGAGAAAACAAATAACAGATTAGAAATGAGAATATAGTTGTTTATATCCATCAGATAGGTCCAATAAAGGcctaatattaattaatttagtcATAAGCGGCCTAATAAGTGAAGGTTTAGCATGCTAACATCATCAGCTGATAGACGCCGCTCTATAACTGCCTTTTTTACATCACCATTCACATCTTTAGCACGAATtcaaatggcaaaaaaatcaGGCGTTCTCATTTctaactatatatataaaataagattttaGAGTTGTTCTGAGTTCACGTAAAGGTTAATTTTGAGGAACTGGGTTATATATATTTGCACCCAAACAATTTTTGGCCTGTTGACTGCAACCTCCGAGATGAAATTACTTTGTCATAATGTCTACCGCTCACATAATGACAGGAAAAATAAAACGCGCTTTCCTTTACGTCTATTTGAACGTTTTACGTTGTAGGCAGTAATTTTTCCCATTCAGAAATGACTAAATTAAGTACATTTTACATGATAGAGTACAGAATTCACGTTCACTTACCTGCACAGATCAACCAGACTTAAGCCGGAAATACCGCCCCATTTCAACCTGTGATTGGTCGACGGGCGAAAAGACGGCCGCTGATTGGTCGAtttatatgttgtttatttatttatttatttgcgaGAGACGGGGTAACGAGTGAAAGTATATAAATGTTACTTTGCAAAGGAGTTGCTCTTGTTTACTTGTTTTAGGGCATTGAATACATGTTACAATATACATAGACACGTATTGGGTGATGTCACGTTTAAACCTACAAGCCGATTGTAACTTAGCCCAATGTCACATTTTGGTTTGTTGTCATTCTTTCATACGGGTTCATAAATGACACCTAAAGCATATTACACGAAactgttgttattattgttgctGTATACATGGAAGCACATAAATAACCTTCTCTAATCTTGTATACTAACGcgaaattatttgttttgtctttataatTTGACACCCTCTATACTCGATTACAAGTGAGAATAGGCTCTAAATATAAAAGCTGCAAACAACACCTGACCTTTTTATACATCGAGGGAGATCCCAAATGTGTATATAATGGTTAACAGTAGTTTATGtactataaataatatttaatgggAGAACTTGGTTACATTGTTAGAAGGATTGTATCACAAGACAAGCATTTTTGAATATTCCATTTCCACTTCAATGATCACATGAGTACTTTTCagtcaaattatttattctaTTACCTTTTAATTccttaaaatgtacaataagAAGCATTTAGCAGagatcaaaaacattttataataataaacatgttcTGGTAAAATAAAATCCATGAAAGATACTTCGTGCACATGTTCATTTATATTGTCCTCAACAGCACCAACATTTCAGAAAATTGTCTCAAGTCTGACCACTGGTCTCTGTGCCATACAAATTGATGTTGTTACTTTGGGCAATATGACCTGATTTCCAAAAAGAAAGGTCTATTCTGATCCTTGACCAAGGGTATGGGAGTGAGCAATGTTTATCAAGGAAACCACTCATACAGCAATGTGTCACTTAATCAACAATTTTCAAATCAGTGCCTTGCAACTGGTAGAATACATGTGGATGTTGTAACACCATATTTTCATCAGGGTGACTATAAGAGTGATCAGTTgcactgacaaacacacaaaagaaataaaatcataacatatgaagtgctttgagtaTCAAACAAGGCCTACGGATCAGTTTTGAAACGTTGAACCAGAACTAGAACTTCCCTTATATACCTTACGAAACCAATTCTTCTGAACAGATGGCAATCTGATAGAAGACGAGCAGTTTGCATTCAACTATAAAGCCAGATTCTTTTACATCATATGTAGCACTTTCTTGATGTGGACAGAAAGTGCTTCTTTCTCCCTGCAGGTCAGTTTCATGATGAAAAAGGGAGGTGAGAAGAATTAAAAGACTACCAACTCTTACACAGGTCTTTATTCAGAGACAATGctgataaaataacataaaaggcCTAAGCATTAAGACATGAACATCCATGAATGTTTGTGGCTCTCTTTTCGAGTCTTAAATAGACCACTGACATGACAGATGTGGGCAATTTCAGCTTGGACTAACCTTGAATTTTTCAAGGGACTGTGTTCGCGATAAGCGAGACAGGACCAGAAGATCAGACTGATGAGAGACTACTAAGGCATGATGACAGGAAGTTGGAACAGTGATGGGGAGAAAAAAGGCAAGAACGaaggacaaaaataaaacgACAGAAATGAGGAGGTACTGTTATTAGCAGcagtttgttttccttttttcatcTTCCTCCTTATTCAGAGCTGGAGTCTTTGCATTGCCCCCAGATTGGCATTATTTCAGAGTACAAGTCCAGAGTGATGTCAATGGGCTACAGAACCTCATCGCTCTCCGTGGTGTGAAGCTGTGTGTCATCAGCGTCTGTCATACTGCTCTCCTGTGACTCTTCCACTTCCGCTGCTGAGACCAATAAGTAATGTTACGCAGTGTGCAACAACATTCGTCttacatagttttttttaagaatgagaGAATTTTACATGTATAAAGATggttcacaaaaaaacacatttctccaAGGTAAATGAAAGTTGTAATAAAGGGTACAAAACTGTATATGCATAGTAATAAAAGTCACGGGTTAATAGACTTACTTGAGTAATAAGGGTAGTCATCTGGAGTGACTGGTTCATCATCGTCTGGGAGGTATCGCTTATCTATGGCctctttgatttgattgtttGCCCCTTTGGGGTCAAGGTCCATAGCCCATGAGAAGTTCATTAGTGCAAGATGAGTCTGGCCGAGCTTCTTATAGACCTAAATATGATCAACATGAGTCAACTTTAAGCTGATGATCATATTCAgcatacagtgagggaaataaatatttgatcttctgctgattttgtaattttgcctgcttacaaagaaattaagggtctattatttttatggtaggtttattttaactgatattGACAgaatatcaaaaaataaattggggaaaaatgttatataaaggttataaattgattagAATTTcaatcagtgaaataagtatttgatccctgagcaaaacataactttgtacttggtggagaaacccttgttggcaagcacagaggtaaaacatttctgataggtggtcaccaggtttgcacatgtgtcaggatacattttcctctgtaaatctttaaggtttcttggctgtagCTCAGCAAATAGGAGGTTTatcctccttcacagattttctataggactagggtctaggaCTGGCCAGTCCCTCAGCCCCTAAATGCGGTGGAGTCATCCTATGTCCGTAGGAGAGAAAAGCCCTAAAGCATGATGTTTCCAACACTttgcttctctgtagggatggtcTTCTTGGGGTTatagtcagcatttctctccctccaaacaGAGGAGGCAATGTTTTGGTCTCACATCACTTTAGGTCTCACAACACTTTCTCCAAACCTTTCTGAATCatcttgatgttcattgtcaaacttcagatgAGTCAGACGGGCCTTCTTCGGCAGGAGGACCTTGTGGGCGCTatctattgtggcatagcgtgttaccaatggtttgcttgctaactgtggtcccaagtgtcttgaaatcattaacaagcttcttccgtgtagttctgggctgatctttaacctttctcatgatcatctttactccattggggaaatcttgcagggaACTCCAGACCAAGGGCAATTGATAGTTATTtagtatttcttctatttcaaaataatcgcaccaacaattgtctccttctcaccaagTTTCGGTCTGTAGCCTATttaaggtttgtgcaggtctataATATTGTCCATGACATCATTTGAAACCTATTTGGTCTggaccatggtggtggagaggttgaaatggaagatacagattctgttggaaggcatcttttatatacataagctgatttaggagtactttcttaaagtcacaggactaatctgtggtccatataggcacataaccaatcgtgggagccagaattcttgctggtTGGAAAGGGATCAAATACGTATTTCaatgactgaaatgcaaatcaatttataatctttatttaattttcccCAGattatcagttaaaataaacctaccataaaaattatagaATCTTCATTTCTTTgcaagcaggcaaacttacaaaatcagtagatcaaataattatttccctcactgtatatcTGTAGTACAACTTAAGCAGAATTCttagaacacattttttaaaacacacttagaacacatttaaaacttCTGTATGTACCTTTCCTATTAAGAAGTAAACAAGGGACTCTTTGGGCACTATTTGTTTCAGCTCCTCGAGCTCCTGCAGAGCCGCCTGTAAAAAGTAAATTGGTCATCAAATTAAAAAAGGTCTTGAAATACAAATGACCGTGGCTGGGTTTCCTAAAACCTTCGCATCACTACGTCGTTCTTTCGAACATATCGCTACCACTCTTAAGGTATAACACATGAACGATGTAGTGTTAAGAAGGTTTCGGTAAACCCAGCCCAGTTAATTTATTTTGCCTTGATGTTTAAACTGCTTTTGCAGCctagtaaatacaaaaatgtttcaagACAATAACTGATGCTTACCTTGTACTTTTCATTTGCAAACAGAATAGAGGCCCTGTGAAATTTGCATAGCGGGTTTTTAGGATCGATGCTAATGGCTCTATTAAGGGTCTCTAGTGCATGGTCTGATTTCTTCAAAGCATGCTGAACCTGAGATGAAACACATAAGAAAGAATCAACAAAACAGCACCATCAAAATATATCTTCCATGCAACTATAGTCAACAGATAAACTCTTTAGATTTTGATGTGTTGACAATATTGAAaattttggttccaaaatgagaagtctgttgtttttttattatgctttccaattaatatcaatcaaactgcagttggtttgttttgatttaagcaataacaacaacaaaacacagctAACGAGCACAATAAACATGATAAcaccataaaaacatgatttttgaatattttaatgtgaAGCAGGCATCTCATAGTTCTCACCACTCCAATATGACAGAGCAGCACAGAGCTCTGAGGATTAATGCTCAAAGCCTTCTTGAAATGAATCTCAGCTAAGTTAAACTTCTCCTGCTTGTAGTAAATCATTCCCAAGCCATACctataataaaagaaatacaagATTGAGACAGGATTAGGATGATTTACTGGTCttccaataaaataaaagcaaagtaaaacaaaaatgagattAATAGAACagattcatattaaaataaagaagattTTTACCAGGCATTATAGTGACGTTTATTGAGGCGAATAGCATTCCGGAAGCAGCCCAAGGCTTTCTCCAGCTCTTCTGTCAGAACTAACTCGTGGCCCAACAGTGTGTAAGCATACGCAAAGCTGGGGTCCACCTGAATGGCCCGTGTGAAAAACTTTATGGCAATGTCATGCTCCCGCTGTAAACTAAAACAGTTACCGGCTACACACCAGGGCTGTGCACAGAGAAAAACCATACATCAGAAAAACAGGAGGCAAATACCTAGTAATACACATGTCTAACACTTCCTGGTGCTAGTTGACTTACTTCTGGTGAATTTTTGTCCATGTCAGTGAGATCTTTTGAAAGGGCGGAGAGAGCCACGTCTTTCTGCAGATGCCAGAGTGTCGTGGAATAGATCTCCATTCCTTCTACTCGATAGCTTTCAATACGCCGCACTTCAGAGAAAATCCTTTCCGCCTGAGAAATGGACACAAAAATACCTTCTAGTCCCAAGACATGCTCCTCAGCAATTCACTGTCAGAATTGTTTAATTAGAAAACAATGTGTGCTAACATTTAGGGAATTTTAAACGTCACTTAAGCAGTCTCTGGACTCACCTGCATGTATTCTGCCAGTTCAAAGTGTGCCCGTCCGATCTGGCCCAGCACCCAGCCCGTGTTGTAGTGATGTGAAGGCAGCTGGCTCAGGATGTTGATAGCTTCTCTGCAGTTATAGGAGCAGAGAGCAAGATAGCCCCTCCCAATGTCACGCATCAACGTCATCAGCCCATCTGAAGAGAGGAAAAACAGTAAGAAAACAACAgctgtatatataatttaatgtatgttaatatatcaCGTATGTTGAGTAGTGTGTAACAGTAATGAAAATATGTTGATTTCATGAATTGTCCAAAAAAAAgcttcatttagtcattttagggtgaactgaaACTGACATTTCTTGGCTGAGTTAAAAAGCGATATGGAtgatatcaaaataaaactgtacACTACGTCTACATATTAAAATTCTTGAATAtatcttaaatgtgttttgcgctgatttaaaaaaaaacaagtacacTCGGGTACCTGCAGCAGCCTTCTGTAGATTAAAGGCCTGGAACTGCGGTGAACTAATGTTGCCTTTTCCCTCCGTTATGGAAGAGTCCAACTTGAGGATCTCAATGCTCTCATTCAGGTTTGATGGGGTGATTCCTCCCTTACccgtttttgtttttgtttttcggTTGGGAATCTTGGTGGGAAACTTCATTTTTAGCTTCTTGCTGTTCTCCTGTTAAATTCCATCATCAAGATTAATATATTTATCTCTGACTGGTGACAAGTCAATGTTAACATCTCAAGTCAAGCGTaagtataaatgtgtgtgtagagGACGGTACCTTGGCAGTAGAGCTGGCACTGGTAAATAGTCTTGAGCTCCGCCGTGGCTGAACGTTAGGTGGAGCAGCGATGGTTGGGCTCAGCACTTGCGGTGTAGTACTACAAACCAAAGAGAGACGCAACAAGATAAGCCATGTGACTTAGTTGGTATTCAAGGATCAGATATTGGCAAACGTTCCTCAAAAGAAGACTAGAATTTTCCTGCAACCATGTTTTATGTGGCACGCACCTGGTCTGCGGGGCAGTTGTCAGAGTTTGGTTAAAAGGGTTTGGAATGACCTCTCTGCTGTTACCGCTCTGTGCAAACACTGATTTCGTCCCCACTTGATTGATTCTACTGACAGCCTGAAATAgagaaaatgtaatatatgtcAGCCATCTATAACACCTTGTTACAACAGagataatatattttgatagcCTGTTTCAATAGacagcatttatttttcacagCTTGTCTGAACAGACATCTACTTCTAACAGCTTGCATAATAGTGCTTTGTTTTAAACCAATTTACTTTACGAACagattgaaaaaaatcataatgcaTGTAACTGTCTGGTGAACAATGCAGAAGCCTTACAGACAACATAATCTTTCAAATAGATTATTCTTATGTACAAGCTACTATGAATAAAGCAGGTTAACCTTCTTTGGAGGGCCAGGCGGTGGAGGTGGTTCCATCCCAGTCCCACTGTGACCGTAATTCTGTAGGTAGGTGGGGTCCCCCGGGCTTGGCTCCAGAGGCAAAATTCCAAAACTGcacaatttaataataattacagaaatgaaaacatCTAACAGCTGAGACAGAAGCCTTCATTTTCTGAGATGAGTGAGGTGATTCTTACCTTGGTGTGAGGGGGCTGAGTGTGGCTGTTCCACCTAACAAACAGCGACCGCTCTTGGGTTTGTTTTGGACTTGCTTAGATAGCAGTGAGCCACTGCTGCCCAGTGGCATCGAGTCCGGCGAAATGACTGAAGAGTCGATGTAGGACAGAGAAGAGTCTGTATTCAGTGAGTACTTGGAGTTAGAAGATTCTAGATTGAGGCGATTGAGCTCCTTAGAGAGGAAAGAGAAGAAATGCCATAACATCATCAATACCATGCTAACCCATTTCCccaaataacaacatttataagtaatgcaaaaatacaaatgggtttaatataaaaatgtgcagCATACCAAACAGCAGGAGCATCGTAAAGCATACAAGTACCTCCCTATACAAGatattaaaaaatgcataacaGACCAGAGTGGACATACCAGTGTGTCCTGGGGAGTCTCCATCAGGACTGTGTCG
This region of Triplophysa dalaica isolate WHDGS20190420 chromosome 7, ASM1584641v1, whole genome shotgun sequence genomic DNA includes:
- the cdc27 gene encoding cell division cycle protein 27 homolog isoform X1 translates to MTVLQEPVQAAVWHALNHYAYRDAVFLAERLYAEVHSEEALFLLATCYYRSGKAYKAYHLLKGHSCTTPQCKYLLAKCCVELSKLAEGEQILTGGVLNKQKSQDDIITEFGDSACFTLALLGQIYCKTDRLAKGAECYQKSMSENPFLWSPFESLCQIGERPDPEQIFRLTSLQNFSGGSGGGIPPPPISPAHTPSNNMGHRQIDTVLMETPQDTLELNRLNLESSNSKYSLNTDSSLSYIDSSVISPDSMPLGSSGSLLSKQVQNKPKSGRCLLGGTATLSPLTPSFGILPLEPSPGDPTYLQNYGHSGTGMEPPPPPGPPKKAVSRINQVGTKSVFAQSGNSREVIPNPFNQTLTTAPQTSTTPQVLSPTIAAPPNVQPRRSSRLFTSASSTAKENSKKLKMKFPTKIPNRKTKTKTGKGGITPSNLNESIEILKLDSSITEGKGNISSPQFQAFNLQKAAADGLMTLMRDIGRGYLALCSYNCREAINILSQLPSHHYNTGWVLGQIGRAHFELAEYMQAERIFSEVRRIESYRVEGMEIYSTTLWHLQKDVALSALSKDLTDMDKNSPEPWCVAGNCFSLQREHDIAIKFFTRAIQVDPSFAYAYTLLGHELVLTEELEKALGCFRNAIRLNKRHYNAWYGLGMIYYKQEKFNLAEIHFKKALSINPQSSVLLCHIGVVQHALKKSDHALETLNRAISIDPKNPLCKFHRASILFANEKYKAALQELEELKQIVPKESLVYFLIGKVYKKLGQTHLALMNFSWAMDLDPKGANNQIKEAIDKRYLPDDDEPVTPDDYPYYSTAEVEESQESSMTDADDTQLHTTESDEVL
- the cdc27 gene encoding cell division cycle protein 27 homolog isoform X2, whose product is MTVLQEPVQAAVWHALNHYAYRDAVFLAERLYAEVHSEEALFLLATCYYRSGKAYKAYHLLKGHSCTTPQCKYLLAKCCVELSKLAEGEQILTGGVLNKQKSQDDIITEFGDSACFTLALLGQIYCKTDRLAKGAECYQKSMSENPFLWSPFESLCQIGERPDPEQIFRLTSLQNFSGGSGGGIPPPPISPAHTPSNNMGHRQIDTVLMETPQDTLELNRLNLESSNSKYSLNTDSSLSYIDSSVISPDSMPLGSSGSLLSKQVQNKPKSGRCLLGGTATLSPLTPSFGILPLEPSPGDPTYLQNYGHSGTGMEPPPPPGPPKKAVSRINQVGTKSVFAQSGNSREVIPNPFNQTLTTAPQTSTTPQVLSPTIAAPPNVQPRRSSRLFTSASSTAKENSKKLKMKFPTKIPNRKTKTKTGKGGITPSNLNESIEILKLDSSITEGKGNISSPQFQAFNLQKAAADGLMTLMRDIGRGYLALCSYNCREAINILSQLPSHHYNTGWVLGQIGRAHFELAEYMQAERIFSEVRRIESYRVEGMEIYSTTLWHLQKDVALSALSKDLTDMDKNSPEPWCVAGNCFSLQREHDIAIKFFTRAIQVDPSFAYAYTLLGHELVLTEELEKALGCFRNAIRLNKRHYNAWYGLGMIYYKQEKFNLAEIHFKKALSINPQSSVLLCHIGVVQHALKKSDHALETLNRAISIDPKNPLCKFHRASILFANEKYKAALQELEELKQIVPKESLVYFLIGKVYKKLGQTHLALMNFSWAMDLDPKGANNQIKEAIDKRYLPDDDEPVTPDDYPYYSTEVEESQESSMTDADDTQLHTTESDEVL